Proteins from one Candidatus Palauibacter australiensis genomic window:
- a CDS encoding ribonuclease HII — protein MARQEAGRLTPATPAPEASPKAPATAPLDYEEEGWASGLRVVVGIDEAGMGPVAGPVMVGAVALHPGQRFEGCTDSKQVSPSRREALARRIRAESLAWRVAAASTREIERLNVRAATIVAMRRALDRLALPAELVLVDGNPVPELGEHRSIVGGDRASHSIACASILAKVTRDRLMRRLDARYPLYGWASNKGYRTRAHMEAIRRHGPTPHHRITFQGVLQTELEFTPEPDPEPDPTRDPQRDLQRDPEA, from the coding sequence GTGGCTCGACAAGAAGCAGGAAGGCTGACACCGGCGACGCCCGCTCCAGAGGCGTCTCCGAAAGCGCCGGCCACGGCGCCGCTCGACTACGAGGAGGAGGGCTGGGCTTCCGGCCTCCGCGTCGTGGTCGGGATCGACGAGGCCGGGATGGGTCCGGTGGCGGGTCCCGTGATGGTGGGCGCCGTGGCGCTCCACCCGGGACAGCGGTTCGAGGGGTGTACGGACAGCAAGCAGGTCTCTCCCTCCCGCCGCGAGGCACTCGCCCGCCGCATCCGCGCGGAGAGTCTTGCCTGGCGCGTGGCCGCCGCCTCCACCCGCGAGATCGAACGCCTCAACGTCCGGGCCGCGACCATCGTCGCCATGCGCCGCGCGCTCGATCGTCTCGCGCTTCCGGCGGAACTCGTGCTCGTGGACGGCAACCCGGTCCCGGAACTCGGCGAGCACCGCTCGATCGTCGGGGGAGACCGGGCTTCGCACTCCATCGCCTGCGCCTCGATCCTCGCGAAGGTCACGCGCGACCGCCTCATGCGGCGCCTCGACGCGCGATACCCGCTCTACGGCTGGGCGTCCAACAAGGGGTACCGGACCCGCGCGCACATGGAAGCGATCCGGCGGCACGGTCCGACCCCGCACCACCGGATCACCTTCCAGGGCGTCCTGCAGACCGAACTGGAGTTCACTCCGGAGCCGGACCCGGAGCCGGACCCGACGCGCGATCCGCAGCGCGATCTCCAGCGGGATCCGGAAGCGTGA
- the rplS gene encoding 50S ribosomal protein L19, which yields MDPRIAGIEEGYKRTDLPAFAPGDTVRVRVRVKEGQKERVQPFEGVCIGRRGAGVNATFTLRRISGGVGVERIFPLHSPWIVGLEVVRRGDVRRAKLYYLRNRRGKRARVPERKWWLDKKQEG from the coding sequence ATGGATCCCAGAATCGCCGGTATCGAGGAGGGATATAAGCGCACGGACCTCCCGGCCTTCGCGCCGGGAGACACGGTGCGCGTTCGCGTACGCGTGAAGGAAGGCCAGAAGGAGCGCGTACAGCCGTTCGAGGGCGTCTGCATCGGTCGTCGCGGGGCCGGGGTCAACGCGACATTCACGTTGCGGCGGATCTCCGGCGGCGTCGGCGTCGAGCGGATCTTCCCCCTCCACTCCCCGTGGATCGTGGGGCTCGAAGTCGTTCGGCGGGGCGATGTCCGGCGGGCCAAGCTCTACTATCTGCGCAACCGCCGCGGCAAGCGGGCCCGGGTGCCAGAACGAAAGTGGTGGCTCGACAAGAAGCAGGAAGGCTGA